The following proteins come from a genomic window of Acidimicrobiales bacterium:
- a CDS encoding penicillin-binding protein 2 — MVLAFLLLAARVVQVQGVSADRYSAFGESQRVHAVALPADRGAIFDRNGRDLALTVRQATVVADPRLVEDPLRAAGALAPVLGVEAGLLQTRLTRDLGFVYLARRVDDDVAAKVTALALPGVSLIEEPERFLPAGDLATPLLGKVGTDNNGLSGLETQYEDRLAGKPGTIVVERDPRGGDIPGGVRKFDPSARGDDLVLTLDRSLQYETERALAAEIVTSHSKAGTAIVMQTRSGEVLALANLQAGTDGAPPHQADKNMAVTNVFEPGSVNKVITISAALEEGIIKPNDVLDVPGTIKVADHVFSEHDPHPLARWSITDIMANSSNVGSIMIGQRVGKDRIDSYLRDYGFGSKTGLGFPGESRGILLDPKKWSGTSIGTVPIGQGLSVTSMQMLAAYNAVANGGTWVAPKLVRATVDTEGRRHPTPEAETRRVVSARTAQQVTAMLSEVVRVGTGTAAAVDGYTVAGKTGTARKPLEGARGYQAGAYVATFAGFVPAERPEFTVIVVLDEPTPIYGGLVSAPVFAQVARYALRQYQVPPPPLDARPVAAADVPRSNPVSAGQAATDGAAIPVVTTTLPSSSPPTP; from the coding sequence ATGGTCCTGGCGTTCCTGCTCCTGGCCGCTCGGGTCGTCCAGGTGCAGGGCGTCTCGGCCGACCGGTACTCGGCCTTCGGCGAGTCCCAGCGGGTGCATGCCGTCGCCCTGCCCGCCGACCGCGGCGCCATCTTCGACCGCAACGGGCGCGACCTCGCCCTCACCGTCCGCCAGGCCACCGTGGTGGCCGATCCCCGCCTGGTCGAGGACCCTCTCCGGGCAGCCGGCGCGCTCGCTCCTGTCCTCGGGGTCGAGGCAGGCCTCCTCCAGACCCGGCTGACCCGCGACCTCGGCTTCGTGTACCTCGCCCGCCGGGTCGACGACGACGTGGCCGCCAAGGTGACGGCCCTGGCCCTTCCCGGCGTGAGCCTCATCGAGGAGCCGGAGCGGTTCCTGCCGGCAGGGGACCTGGCCACGCCCCTCCTCGGCAAGGTGGGCACGGACAACAACGGCCTCTCGGGTCTCGAGACCCAGTACGAGGACCGCCTCGCCGGCAAGCCGGGAACCATCGTGGTCGAACGTGACCCACGGGGCGGTGACATCCCCGGCGGTGTGCGCAAGTTCGATCCCTCCGCCCGCGGCGACGACCTCGTGCTGACGCTCGACCGGTCGCTCCAGTACGAGACGGAGCGGGCGCTGGCGGCGGAGATCGTCACATCGCACTCCAAGGCGGGCACGGCCATCGTGATGCAGACCCGCAGCGGCGAGGTGCTCGCTCTGGCCAACCTGCAAGCCGGCACGGACGGCGCGCCGCCCCATCAGGCCGACAAGAACATGGCCGTGACCAACGTCTTCGAGCCGGGCTCGGTGAACAAGGTGATCACCATCTCGGCCGCCCTCGAGGAGGGCATCATCAAGCCGAACGACGTGCTCGACGTGCCCGGCACGATCAAGGTGGCCGACCACGTCTTCTCCGAGCACGACCCGCACCCGCTGGCCCGATGGTCGATCACCGACATCATGGCCAACTCGTCGAACGTGGGCTCGATCATGATCGGCCAGCGGGTCGGCAAGGACCGCATCGACAGCTACCTGCGTGACTACGGCTTCGGTTCGAAGACCGGGCTCGGCTTCCCTGGGGAGTCCCGCGGGATCCTGCTCGATCCGAAGAAATGGTCCGGGACGTCGATCGGGACGGTCCCCATCGGCCAGGGCCTGTCCGTCACCTCGATGCAGATGCTCGCCGCCTACAACGCGGTCGCCAACGGCGGGACGTGGGTGGCCCCCAAGCTGGTGCGCGCCACCGTCGACACCGAGGGCCGGCGGCATCCCACGCCGGAGGCTGAGACGCGCAGGGTCGTGTCGGCCCGCACCGCCCAGCAGGTGACGGCGATGCTCAGCGAGGTCGTCCGCGTCGGCACCGGCACGGCAGCGGCGGTGGACGGGTACACGGTGGCGGGCAAGACGGGGACCGCCCGCAAGCCGCTGGAGGGCGCGCGCGGCTACCAGGCCGGCGCCTACGTGGCCACGTTCGCCGGCTTCGTGCCGGCCGAGCGACCCGAGTTCACCGTCATCGTGGTGCTCGACGAGCCCACGCCGATCTACGGAGGCCTCGTGTCGGCGCCGGTGTTCGCGCAGGTCGCGCGCTACGCGCTGCGCCAGTACCAGGTGCCACCCCCGCCCCTCGACGCCCGGCCCGTCGCCGCCGCCGACGTGCCCAGGTCCAACCCCGTCAGCGCCGGTCAGGCCGCCACCGACGGCGCGGCCATCCCGGTGGTCACCACTACGCTGCCGTCGTCCAGCCCGCCGACCCCGTAA